One part of the Rutidosis leptorrhynchoides isolate AG116_Rl617_1_P2 chromosome 1, CSIRO_AGI_Rlap_v1, whole genome shotgun sequence genome encodes these proteins:
- the LOC139886057 gene encoding phytosulfokine receptor 2-like, which produces MSYLSWVLFVFLLCSYLGIETLGQICNPDDLLALKEFAASFSNGSVHTSWSSDGNCCNWDGVVCENDAKNVSKVIILSLSSKGLKGVISNSISRLVNLRSIDLSFNQLEGELPKNLSNLKNLEVLNVSSNSLIGDLLGIGGFPNLIAFNLSNNSFSGEFNSQICSKNLKFLDLSKNHFTGNLEGFRNCNKSLEELHVDSNSFSGDFPEFIYSISSLKRLSVSSNNFSGQISANLSMLFNLELLVLYGNRFVGPFPNVFENLTHLEQLNVHSNSFTGELPSTLEACSRLKLLDLRNNSFSGALSIDFSKFTNLCTLDLGSNRFNGLLPNSLSNCHELRILNLAKNELYGEVPISYMNLSNLSFLSFSSNGITNIPHTLSVLQHCKNLTTLILTKNFHGERLPVMSGFQFDRLMVLAIANCALKGQIPNWLLGCPKLEVLDLSWNRLDGVIPSWIGQMDRLFYLDFSNNSLTGQLPENLTELKSLVSLNVSSTILGLTTGIPLYVKRNQSVKGLQYNQVASFPPSIYLSHNKINGTILPYIGKLKNLHVLDLSKNNLSGTIPTTISEMGNLEVLDLSSNDLNGSIPESLNKLTFLSMFCVANNHLEGPIPIGTQFSGFPSSSFEGNPGLCGESLSPCSVKMGPSIQPNRKLGRGSIFGITLGLGAVIAILLAIVFVKMSRRKHQELIVDVEDDTVNGSLNGLSGVFNASKLVLFPTSGCRDLTVSDVVESTNNFSQANIIGCGGFGLVYKADLPNGSKAAIKRLSGDCGQMDREFHAEVEALSRAQHKNLVSLKGYCKYGNDRLLIYSYMENGSLDYWLHERVDEEPPLKWRARLKIAKGAAQGLAYLHNESKIIHRDIKTSNILLDERFKAHLADFGLSRLLCPYDTHVTTDLVGTLGYIPPEYGQTLSATFKGDVYSFGVVLLELITARRPVEVAKGKNCRDLVSWVFQMKLESRYGEIFDILIWDKSCETQMLEVLGIACKCLDQDPRRRPSIEQVVLWLDEVAELGHNHSHSRSR; this is translated from the coding sequence ATGAGTTACCTCAGTTGGGTGTTGTTTGTTTTTCTGTTATGTTCATATTTGGGAATTGAAACCCTAGGTCAAATTTGCAATCCAGATGATCTTTTAGCTTTAAAGGAATTTGCTGCAAGTTTTAGTAATGGGTCAGTACATACATCTTGGTCAAGTGATGGCAATTGCTGTAATTGGGATGGTGTTGTTTGTGAAAATGATGCTAAAAATGTGTCAAAAGTGATCATTTTGAGCTTGTCTTCAAAAGGTCTCAAGGGAGTGATTTCGAATTCGATATCTCGTTTAGTGAATTTAAGATCTATTGATCTTTCTTTTAATCAGTTAGAAGGTGAATTGCCTAAAAACCTTTCCAATTTGAAAAATCTTGAAGTGCTTAATGTATCAAGCAATTCATTAATTGGGGATTTGTTAGGCATTGGTGGGTTCCCAAATCTCATTGCTTTTAATTTGAGCAACAATTCGTTTTCGGGTGAATTCAATTCACAAATTTGCTCAAAGAACCTTAAGTTTCTTGATTTATCAAAGAATCATTTTACTGGTAATCTTGAAGGTTTCAGGAACTGTAACAAATCTCTTGAAGAACTACATGTGGATTCCAATTCTTTTTCAGGTGATTTCCCTGAGTTTATTTACTCAATATCGTCCCTGAAACGGCTATCGGTTTCGTCCAACAATTTCTCCGGTCAAATAAGCGCGAATCTCAGTATGCTTTTCAATCTCGAATTGTTAGTTTTATATGGAAATCGGTTTGTGGGTCCATTTCCCAATGTATTTGAAAACTTAACACATTTAGAACAACTTAATGTACATTCAAACTCATTCACAGGGGAATTACCTTCAACCTTAGAAGCATGTTCTAGGTTAAAGTTACTCGATCTTCGTAACAATTCATTTTCGGGTGCATTAAGTATCGATTTCTCCAAGTTTACTAATTTATGCACCCTTGATCTTGGTAGTAATCGTTTTAACGGTTTATTACCGAACTCACTTTCTAATTGTCATGAACTGCGAATCTTGAACCTTGCCAAGAACGAATTATACGGTGAGGTTCCTATTAGCTATATGAACCTTTCAAACCTTTCGTTTCTCTCTTTTTCAAGCAACGGTATCACCAATATACCACACACATTATCCGTATTACAACACTGTAAGAATCTTACTACTCTTATTCTCACTAAAAACTTTCACGGTGAACGACTTCCCGTTATGAGCGGGTTTCAGTTTGACCGGTTGATGGTTCTTGCAATCGCAAATTGTGCACTCAAAGGTCAAATCCCGAATTGGTTACTTGGTTGTCCAAAGTTAGAAGTGCTCGATTTATCTTGGAATCGTCTAGACGGTGTCATCCCGTCTTGGATTGGTCAAATGGATCGGCTTTTTTACTTGGATTTCTCGAATAACTCGCTTACGGGTCAACTTCCGGAGAATTTGACCGAGTTAAAGAGCCTCGTTTCTCTAAACGTTAGTTCAACGATTCTTGGATTAACAACCGGAATACCATTGTATGTTAAGAGAAACCAAAGTGTAAAAGGTCTTCAATATAATCAAGTTGCAAGCTTTCCTCCTTCGATATACCTTAGCCACAACAAAATAAACGGGACGATATTACCCTACATCGGGAAGTTAAAAAATCTTCACGTGTTGGATTTGAGCAAGAACAACTTGAGTGGGACCATCCCGACCACAATTTCTGAAATGGGAAATCTTGAAGTTCTTGATTTGTCATCAAACGATCTTAACGGATCGATCCCGGAATCGTTAAACAAGCTCACGTTTCTTTCGATGTTTTGTGTCGCTAATAATCACCTCGAAGGTCCTATTCCTATTGGAACTCAGTTTTCGGGCTTCCCAAGTTCAAGTTTTGAAGGTAATCCTGGACTTTGTGGGGAATCTTTATCTCCGTGTAGTGTCAAAATGGGTCCTTCTATTCAACCCAATAGAAAATTGGGTCGAGGTAGTATATTTGGAATCACACTTGGTTTAGGAGCTGTGATTGCAATCCTACTAGCAATCGTTTTTGTAAAAATGTCGAGAAGAAAACATCAAGAATTAATTGTGGATGTGGAGGATGACACTGTTAACGGGTCGTTAAATGGATTATCGGGAGTATTTAACGCCTCAAAGCTGGTCCTTTTTCCGACTTCTGGTTGCAGGGATCTGACAGTTTCAGATGTGGTTGAATCAACGAATAATTTCAGTCAGGCTAACATAATTGGATGTGGCGGGTTTGGGCTCGTTTACAAAGCTGACCTTCCAAACGGGTCAAAAGCAGCAATCAAGAGACTTTCGGGTGATTGTGGGCAAATGGACCGTGAATTTCATGCTGAAGTTGAAGCCCTTTCGAGAGCTCAACACAAAAACCTTGTTTCTCTTAAAGGGTATTGCAAATACGGTAACGATAGACTTTTAATCTATTCCTACATGGAAAACGGAAGTTTGGATTATTGGTTACACGAACGGGTTGATGAAGAACCACCATTAAAATGGCGTGCGAGATTAAAGATAGCAAAAGGAGCCGCACAGGGATTGGCGTATTTACACAACGAGTCCAAAATAATTCATCGTGACATCAAAACAAGCAATATTCTTTTGGATGAAAGATTCAAGGCTCATTTAGCTGATTTTGGGCTTTCAAGATTGTTATGCCCATATGACACTCATGTAACTACTGATTTAGTAGGCACATTGGGTTACATTCCACCCGAATATGGTCAAACGCTTTCTGCAACGTTTAAGGGCGATGTTTACAGCTTTGGTGTTGTTCTTCTTGAACTGATTACAGCCAGACGACCCGTTGAAGTTGCTAAGGGGAAGAACTGTAGGGATCTTGTTTCATGGGTGTTTCAGATGAAACTCGAAAGTCGATATGGTGAAATATTTGATATTTTGATATGGGATAAGAGTTGTGAGACTCAGATGTTGGAAGTTTTGGGCATTGCTTGTAAGTGTTTAGATCAAGATCCAAGAAGGAGACCGTCGATCGAGCAGGTCGTGTTGTGGCTCGATGAGGTTGCGGAACTAGGTCATAACCATAGCCATAGCCGTAGCCGGTGA